The following proteins are encoded in a genomic region of Rhodoferax aquaticus:
- a CDS encoding TRAP transporter small permease, whose amino-acid sequence MRKLPAVLELLAKVCAVLGGALLTVVTLLTCASVLGRNLLDVTVVGDFELTGVASGLAVALFMPWCQSKRGHILVDFFTSRASAQTNAKLDRLGALAVCALMAMLAWRTSLGGLNAWDNHSGSMLLGFPDWVVYFGMVPPLLLTALIALRQSIAPNTYAQASP is encoded by the coding sequence ATGCGCAAGCTGCCTGCCGTGTTGGAGCTACTTGCCAAAGTCTGCGCGGTTTTGGGCGGCGCATTACTCACCGTGGTCACGTTGCTAACCTGCGCCAGCGTGCTAGGGCGCAACCTGCTGGACGTCACTGTGGTGGGTGATTTTGAACTCACGGGTGTCGCCAGCGGGCTGGCCGTAGCGCTGTTCATGCCCTGGTGTCAGAGCAAGCGTGGCCATATCTTGGTGGACTTCTTTACCAGCCGAGCAAGTGCCCAAACCAACGCCAAGCTGGACCGGCTGGGTGCTTTGGCTGTGTGCGCTTTGATGGCCATGCTGGCGTGGCGCACCAGCCTAGGTGGGCTCAACGCCTGGGACAACCACTCGGGCAGCATGCTATTGGGTTTTCCAGATTGGGTGGTGTACTTCGGGATGGTGCCGCCGTTACTACTCACGGCCTTGATTGCGCTGCGGCAAAGCATCGCCCCCAACACCTATGCCCAGGCAAGTCCATGA
- a CDS encoding fumarylacetoacetate hydrolase family protein, producing the protein MTTFVFAPAPTPAVPVVGRNEQFAVHRIYCVGRNYEDHAKEMGHTGREAPFFFMKPADAVLNCPADTTARLPYPTLTANLHHEIELVVAIGVGGSNIAAADAHRHIFGYAVGLDMTRRDLQNDMKKQGRPWCIGKGFDHSAPIGAITPAAHVPDVAQADIALTVNGQDRQRSNVAKLIWNIAETIEQLSAAWTLQPGDLVFTGTPEGVGAVMRGDLLVGSVSGLQSISVRVE; encoded by the coding sequence TGTGGTGGGGCGCAATGAACAGTTTGCCGTGCACCGCATTTATTGCGTGGGCCGCAACTACGAAGACCACGCCAAGGAAATGGGGCACACCGGACGAGAAGCCCCCTTCTTCTTTATGAAGCCTGCCGATGCGGTGTTGAACTGCCCAGCAGACACAACCGCTCGCTTGCCCTACCCCACACTCACTGCCAACCTGCACCACGAGATTGAACTGGTGGTAGCGATTGGCGTAGGCGGAAGCAACATCGCCGCGGCCGATGCCCACCGCCATATCTTCGGCTACGCCGTGGGGCTGGATATGACCCGGCGCGACTTGCAAAACGACATGAAAAAGCAGGGGCGCCCCTGGTGCATTGGCAAGGGTTTTGACCATAGTGCGCCCATTGGCGCCATCACCCCTGCGGCACACGTGCCTGATGTGGCGCAAGCCGACATTGCTTTGACGGTGAATGGGCAAGACCGACAGCGCAGCAACGTAGCCAAGCTTATTTGGAACATTGCAGAAACCATTGAGCAACTCTCTGCCGCGTGGACGCTGCAGCCAGGCGACCTGGTCTTTACCGGCACCCCCGAAGGTGTGGGGGCAGTGATGCGGGGCGACCTCTTGGTGGGTTCTGTCTCGGGTCTACAAAGCATCAGCGTGCGGGTGGAGTAA